A window from Gossypium raimondii isolate GPD5lz chromosome 7, ASM2569854v1, whole genome shotgun sequence encodes these proteins:
- the LOC105778955 gene encoding EIN3-binding F-box protein 1: MPALVNYSGDDEFFIRKNSIELGRLCSISSQADVYWPPHKRVRISAPFLFRETDFEQNKQPSINDLPGECIFEIFKRLPSGRERSLCACVSKRWLRLLSSIRKGEYGSSKVVKENIDSVSYAIETISSNENGGYLTRCLEGKKATDVRLAAVAVGTSGRGGLGKLSIRGSNSSCGVTNFGLSSIARGCPSLKSLSLWNVPHVGDVGLYEIAKECHLLEKLDLCQCPAVSSKGLIAIAENCLNLTALSIESCPKIGNESLQAVGKLCPKLQSISIKDCPLVGDHGVSSLFSLASSVLSKVKLEGLKISDFSLSVIGYYGKSVTNLMLSGLRNVSEKGFWVMGNAQGLQKLVSLMLTSCPGLTDVSLEAMGKGCANLKQMCLRSCRFVSDDGLLAFSKSQGSLECLQLEECNKVTQSGIIGFLSNCGLKSLALVKCMGIRDVSLDTPLSSPCNSLKSLSVKNCPGFGTASLAMVGNLCPQLQHVDLSGLYGITDAGLLPLLESCREGLAKVNLSGCLNLTDEIVLALTRLHGGTLELLNLDGRPRITDASLVAVADNCVFLSDLDVSRCAISDSGVAALSHAEQLNLQVVSFSGCLGVSNKSMPFLKQLGKTLVGLNLQHCNSISARTVELLVESLWRCDILF, from the exons ATGCCTGCTCTTGTTAATTACAGCG GTgatgatgaattttttattagaaaaaactCTATAGAGTTGGGCAGATTGTGTTCAATCAGTTCCCAAGCGGATGTGTACTGGCCTCCTCATAAAAGAGTTCGTATTAGTGCCCCATTTCTCTTTCGGGAAACTGATTTTGAGCAGAACAAGCAACCATCAATCAATGACCTTCCCGGTGAATGTATTTTTGAGATCTTCAAGCGACTTCCTAGTGGCAGAGAAAGGAGCTTGTGTGCTTGCGTCTCAAAGCGGTGGCTTAGGCTTCTGAGCAGCATTCGCAAGGGTGAATACGGGTCATCAAAGGTGGTCAAGGAGAATATTGATTCGGTTTCTTATGCCATCGAGACAATCTCATCTAATGAAAATGGTGGGTATCTTACAAGGTGCTTGGAAGGGAAGAAAGCAACTGACGTGAGGCTTGCTGCAGTTGCTGTTGGAACCAGTGGTCGTGGTGGACTGGGAAAGCTTTCTATTCGTGGAAGCAACTCTTCTTGCGGAGTAACTAACTTTGGTCTATCTTCCATTGCCCGCGGTTGCCCTTCTCTCAAGTCACTTTCTTTGTGGAACGTCCCTCATGTTGGAGATGTAGGTCTGTATGAGATAGCTAAAGAATGCCATTTGTTGGAGAAGCTTGACCTTTGCCAGTGCCCTGCAGTTTCAAGCAAGGGTCTGATTGCGATTGCAGAGAACTGTCTTAATTTGACCGCTTTAAGCATTGAATCTTGTCCAAAGATTGGTAATGAGAGCCTCCAAGCTGTCGGAAAGCTTTGCCCCAAGCTGCAGTCCATCTCTATCAAGGACTGTCCACTTGTGGGAGATCATGGAGTTTCAAGCCTGTTTTCATTAGCATCCTCTGTCCTTTCAAAGGTCAAGCTTGAGGGATTAAAAATCTCAGATTTTTCTCTTTCTGTGATAGGATACTACGGTAAGTCTGTGACAAATCTAATGCTCAGTGGTTTACGAAATGTGAGCGAGAAAGGATTTTGGGTCATGGGTAACGCTCAGGGTTTGCAAAAGTTGGTATCTTTGATGCTTACTTCATGCCCGGGGCTAACAGATGTTAGTCTTGAAGCCATGGGAAAAGGATGTGCAAACCTGAAGCAGATGTGCCTTCGCAGTTGTAGATTTGTCTCGGATGATGGCTTGCTGGCTTTCTCCAAGTCCCAAGGTTCTCTTGAGTGCCTGCAATTGGAGGAGTGCAACAAGGTCACACAATCTGGGATTATTGGTTTCCTCTCAAACTGTGGATTAAAATCTCTTGCTCTTGTAAAGTGTATGGGAATTAGGGATGTATCCTTGGATACTCCTTTGTCCTCCCCTTGCAATTCACTTAAATCCTTGTCCGTAAAGAACTGCCCCGGGTTTGGGACTGCCAGCCTGGCTATGGTGGGCAATTTGTGCCCTCAGCTTCAACATGTAGATCTGAGTGGACTTTATGGCATCACAGATGCAGGTCTTTTGCCTCTTCTGGAGAGTTGCAGGGAAGGACTTGCAAAGGTGAACTTGAGCGGCTGCTTAAATTTGACAGATGAGATAGTTTTGGCCTTGACCAGGCTACATGGTGGAACCCTTGAATTGCTCAATCTTGATGGTCGCCCCAGGATTACTGATGCAAGTTTGGTGGCAGTTGCAGATAATTGTGTTTTCCTCAGTGATTTGGATGTCTCCAGGTGTGCAATCTCCGACTCCGGTGTTGCTGCCTTATCTCATGCAGAGCAACTCAATTTGCAAGTCGTTTCGTTTTCAGGCTGTTTGGGAGTTTCAAACAAAAGCATGCCTTTCCTAAAACAATTGGGCAAGACCCTGGTGGGATTGAATCTCCAGCACTGCAATTCAATCAGTGCTCGAACTGTTGAGCTGCTTGTAGAGAGCTTGTGGAGATGTGACATCCTTTTCTAA
- the LOC105770300 gene encoding uncharacterized protein LOC105770300 isoform X1: MASVLSSQGMVLATAMAVSGTVILLAFRYQKSFPLPHPSQQVLRSCISSEGKKREKKKKKKVHFAEDVMEPRGDGLQVKNHVRIFSNNSSSKLKKFGGDGGKQGGEMPANRVALYNGILRDRGVQRLAYSY, encoded by the exons ATGGCTTCAGTGTTGAGCTCTCAAGGAATGGTTCTTGCAACAGCTATGGCAGTCTCAGGCACTGTAATTCTTCTCGCTTTTCGATATCAGAAATCTTTCCCTCTCCCCCATCCTTCACAACAAGTTCTTCGCTCCTGCATATCTTCTG aagggaagaaaagggagaagaaaaagaagaagaaagtgcACTTTGCAGAAGATGTGATGGAGCCTAGAGGCGATGGATTACAGGTGAAGAATCATGTTAGAATATTTAGCAATAATTCTTCATCAAAGTTGAAGAAATTTGGTGGTGATGGTGGTAAACAGGGAGGAGAAATGCCTGCTAACAGAGTTGCTCTTTACAATGGAATTCTAAGGGATCGTGGTGTTCAACGATTGGCTTACTCTTActga
- the LOC105778880 gene encoding phospholipase D alpha 1, translating to MPSGEEMNRVGAEIRICGEYEPPKRPRPHTSYDRAQQSRHFMIYVHSKIMIVDDECIIIRFANINQRSIDGANDTKIEMGAYQPYRLSTKEPVRGQIHGLHMALWYEHLRKLDKSFLEPESLEFVRKVNQAVEEYWNLYACKSLDNKLLGHLLSYPIGVSSDGEVKELARLEYFSDTKSRVLGPKSGSFLPFSLPKFSNLIV from the exons ATGCCATCCGGAGAGGAGATGAATCGAGTCGGAGCAG AGATAAGGATTTGTGGAGAATACGAACCTCCAAAAAGACCTCGACCTCATACCAGTTACGATAGAGCTCAGCAATCCAGGCATTTCATGATCTATGTTCATTCCAAGATAATGATTG TTGATGATGAATGCATTATAATCAGATTTGCCAACATCAATCAAAGATCAATAGATGGTGCCAATGATACAAAAATTGAAATGGGAGCCTACCAACCGTATCGCCTCTCTACTAAGGAACCAGTGAGGGGCCAAATTCATGGGTTACATATGGCATTGTGGTATGAGCACTTACGCAAGCTTGATAAGTCCTTTCTTGAGCCAGAGAGCTTGGAATTCGTACGGAAAGTGAACCAGGCAGTTGAGGAATACTGGAATTTATACGCATGCAAGTCGTTAGATAATAAGCTGTTAGGCCATTTGCTAAGCTATCCGATTGGAGTTAGCAGTGATGGAGAGGTGAAAGAGCTTGCAAGATTGGAATATTTCTCGGACACCAAAAGTCGAGTTCTTGGACCCAAATCTGGATCTTTCCTTCCATTCTCATTACCTAAATTCAGTAATCTAATTGTCTGA
- the LOC105770300 gene encoding uncharacterized protein LOC105770300 isoform X2 — MASVLSSQGMVLATAMAVSGTVILLAFRYQKSFPLPHPSQQVLRSCISSGKKREKKKKKKVHFAEDVMEPRGDGLQVKNHVRIFSNNSSSKLKKFGGDGGKQGGEMPANRVALYNGILRDRGVQRLAYSY, encoded by the exons ATGGCTTCAGTGTTGAGCTCTCAAGGAATGGTTCTTGCAACAGCTATGGCAGTCTCAGGCACTGTAATTCTTCTCGCTTTTCGATATCAGAAATCTTTCCCTCTCCCCCATCCTTCACAACAAGTTCTTCGCTCCTGCATATCTTCTG ggaagaaaagggagaagaaaaagaagaagaaagtgcACTTTGCAGAAGATGTGATGGAGCCTAGAGGCGATGGATTACAGGTGAAGAATCATGTTAGAATATTTAGCAATAATTCTTCATCAAAGTTGAAGAAATTTGGTGGTGATGGTGGTAAACAGGGAGGAGAAATGCCTGCTAACAGAGTTGCTCTTTACAATGGAATTCTAAGGGATCGTGGTGTTCAACGATTGGCTTACTCTTActga